From the Quercus lobata isolate SW786 chromosome 6, ValleyOak3.0 Primary Assembly, whole genome shotgun sequence genome, one window contains:
- the LOC115994463 gene encoding serine hydroxymethyltransferase 4 has product MDPVNAWGNTPLKAVDPDIHDLIEKEKRRQCRGIELIASENFTSFAVIEALGSALTNKYSEGMPGNRYYGGNEFIDEIENLCRSRALQTYRLDPTQWGVNVQPYSGSPANFAAYTAVLQPHDRIMGLDLPSGGHLTHGYYTSGGKKISATSIYFESLPYKVNSTTGYIDYDKLEEKALDFRPRLIICGGSAYPRDWDYARFRSIADKCGALLLCDMAHISGLVAAQEAANPFEYCDIVTTTTHKSLRGPRAGMIFYRKGPKPAKKGQPEDAVYDFEDKINFAVFPSLQGGPHNHQIGALAVALKQAMTPGFKAYAKQVKANAVALGNYLVGKGYKLVTGGTENHLVLWDLRPLGLTGNKVEKLCDLCNITVNKNAVFGDSSALAPGGVRIGTPAMTSRGLVEKDFEQIGEFLHRAVCVTLRIQKEHGKLLKDFNKGLVNNKDIEALKADVEKFSSSFDMPGFLMSEMKYQD; this is encoded by the exons ATGGATCCCGTGAACGCTTGGGGAAACACACCTCTGAAAGCAGTGGACCCAGATATCCACGATCTAATCGAGAAGGAGAAGCGTCGTCAATGCCGTGGCATCGAGCTCATCGCTTCCGAGAACTTCACCTCCTTCGCTGTTATTGAAGCCTTAGGCAGTGCCCTGACCAACAAATACTCAGAAGGCATGCCAGGTAACCGATACTACGGAGGTAACGAATTCATCGACGAGATCGAGAATCTCTGCCGATCTCGAGCCCTCCAAACCTACCGTCTCGACCCAACCCAATGGGGTGTCAATGTGCAGCCATATTCAGGTTCACCAGCTAACTTCGCTGCCTACACCGCTGTGCTTCAACCACATGATCGTATCATGGGTTTGGATCTTCCATCTGGGGGTCATTTGACACATGGGTATTACACCTCTGGTGGGAAGAAGATCTCTGCTACCTCCATTTACTTCGAGAGTTTGCCTTATAAGGTGAATTCCACAACTGGGTATATCGATTATGATAAGTTAGAGGAGAAGGCCTTGGATTTCAGGCCAAGGTTGATCATTTGTGGTGGGAGTGCATATCCAAGGGACTGGGATTATGCTAGGTTCCGTTCTATTGCTGACAAATGTGGAGCCCTTTTGCTTTGTGACATGGCTCACATTAGTGGTCTTGTTGCTGCTCAG GAAGCTGCAAACCCCTTTGAGTACTGTGACATAGTTACAACCACAACCCACAAGAGCTTGAGGGGTCCCAGGGCTGGTATGATCTTCTACAGGAAGGGGCCAAAGCCAGCCAAGAAGGGCCAGCCAGAGGATGCAGTTTACGATTTTGAAGACAAGATCAACTTTGCTGTCTTCCCATCCCTTCAGGGTGGTCCTCACAATCACCAGATTGGTGCACTTGCTGTTGCTCTAAAACAGGCCATGACACCTGGCTTCAAGGCCTATGCCAAACAAGTTAAGGCCAATGCAGTTGCCCTTGGAAACTACCTCGTGGGCAAGGGATACAAGCTTGTCACTGGAGGAACTGAGAACCACCTTGTTCTCTGGGATCTTCGCCCTCTTGGCTTGACTG GCAATAAGGTTGAGAAGCTCTGTGACTTGTGCAATATTACTGTGAACAAGAATGCTGTGTTTGGTGACAGCAGTGCCTTGGCTCCTGGAGGAGTACGAATTG GTACCCCGGCCATGACTTCAAGAGGGTTGGTTGAGAAGGACTTTGAGCAGATAGGTGAGTTCCTTCACCGAGCTGTTTGTGTCACCTTGAGGATCCAAAAGGAGCATGGAAAGCTATTGAAGGACTTCAACAAGGGCCTGGTGAACAACAAGGACATTGAAGCCCTCAAGGCCGATGTTGAGAAGTTTTCATCCTCCTTTGACATGCCTGGCTTCCTGATGTCTGAGATGAAGTACCAGGATTAG